Proteins found in one Lycium ferocissimum isolate CSIRO_LF1 chromosome 6, AGI_CSIRO_Lferr_CH_V1, whole genome shotgun sequence genomic segment:
- the LOC132061512 gene encoding uncharacterized protein LOC132061512 — protein sequence MLEELTKRVESGEKKIEANDKKVENYNSRVDQIPGAPPVLKGPDSKKFIQMPFPPSVAPMKIPKRFRMPDIPKYNGTTDPNEHVTANMCAIKGNDLTDKERESVLLKKFGETLSKRAMIWYHNLPEHSIDSFSILADAFVKAHARAIKVETRKSALFNVKQRDDETLYEFVARFQIERMDLPPVTDDWAVQAFIQGLNSRSSITSMELKQNLIEYPAITWADVHNRYQPYPLDRRGNGRNSESGKNDRRNDRRNDRGQNSRGLINRNAVDRAPGNRETPRLSEYNFWVDVATIAAVVIRNKETGHPRPIQSDPEKRDKSLICKYHHNHGHRTENCRQLREEVARLFNLGYLREFLSERAKAHFKNLDSNQQDRAEEPQQVIYMIIGGADIPIGPVIKRTKISITREKRIRNDDPNGPITFNDEDMEGIAQPHNDALVIAVLINKFRIKRVLIDRGSSSNIIRWRVIEQLGLLDQIILAIRVLNGFNMACETTKGEITLPISMAGTT from the exons ATGCTCGAAGAATTAACTAAACGGGTCGAGTCCGGTGAAAAGAAGATAGAGGCGAACGACAAGAAGGTGGAGAACTACAATTCGAGGGTCGATCAGATTCCGGGGGCTCCACCAGTGTTGAAGGGACCGGATTCGAAAAAATTTATTCAAATGCCATTTCCGCCGAGTGTGGCACCGATGAAAATCCCCAAGAGATTTCGCATGCCCGATATCCCGAAGTACAATGGGACAACGGACCCAAATGAGCATGTGACTGCGAATATGTGCGCTATTAAGGGCAATGATCTCACCGATAAAGAAAGGGAATCAGTGCTACTTAAGAAATTTGGGGAGACTCTGTCAAAGAGGGCTATGATTTGGTATCATAACTTGCCCGAGCACTCGATTGATTCATTTTCCATACTCGCTGATGCTTTCGTTAAGGCCCATGCCAGGGCCATCAAGGTCGAAACTCGAAAATCGGCCTTGTTCAACGTTAAGCAACGAGATGACGAGACCCTCTACGAGTTTGTGGCTCGATTTCAAATAGAGCGCATGGACTTACCTCCAGTTACTGACGATTGGGCCGTTCAGGCTTTCATCCAGGGACTCAATTCGAGGAGCTCGATCACATCTATGGAGCTAAAACAAAACCTGATAGAATACCCGGCGATCACCTGGGCTGATGTACACAACAG GTACCAGCCTTACCCGCTCGATCGAAGGGGGAACGGGCGCAACAGCGAATCAGGCAAGAATGATAGGAGGAACGATCGAAGGAATGATCGAGGCCAAAATAGCCGTGGTTTGATAAACAGAAATGCTGTCGATAGAGCCCCGGGAAACAGAGAAACTCCAAGGTTATCCGAGTACAACTTTTGGGTCGATGTAGCAACCATAGCGGCGGTCGTTATCCGAAATAAAGAAACAGGACATCCGAGGCCAATCCAATCTGATCCAGAGAAGCGGGATAAAAGTCTTATTTGTAAGTATCATCATAATCACGGCCATCGAACTGAGAATTGTCGGCAGCTGAGAGAGGAGGTCGCCCGTCTGTTCAATTTGGGATATCTTCGAGAATTCCTAAGTGAACGAGCAAAAGCCCATTTTAAAAACCTGGACTCCAACCAGCAGGATAGGGCGGAAGAGCCTCAGCAGGTGATATACATGATCATAGGAGGAGCTGACATTCCTATTGGGCCGGTTATAAAACGCACAAAAATTTCCATAACGAGGGAAAAGCGTATCCGGAACGATGACCCCAATGGCCCTATCACATTCAATGACGAGGATATGGAAGGCATCGCCCAGCCGCATAATGACGCACTGGTAATAGCTGTCCTTATCAATAAGTTTAGAATTAAACGTGTGCTAATTGATCGAGGTAGCTCGTCTAATATCATCCGATGGAGAGTCATCGAACAGCTGGGACTACTCGATCAGATCATACTGGCAATACGGGTCCTCAACGGATTCAACATGGCATGCGAAACGACGAAGGGTGAGATCACTTTACCGATCAGTATGGCAGGAACTACGTAG